From the Psychrobacillus sp. FSL K6-4046 genome, one window contains:
- a CDS encoding YtxH domain-containing protein, with protein MSESKFVKGVLCGAVLGGALTMLDRKTRDSVMNRSRMIRNEIKYYNRNRDELKKVLDQQVTKWQSVYNQFSSDAKYISQKVNEVKEITPQVKTLVSETKDTFSQSKEEYKSIVVPEEDEPKSIYEPKLH; from the coding sequence ATGAGTGAAAGTAAATTTGTAAAAGGTGTATTGTGTGGCGCAGTACTTGGCGGCGCATTAACTATGTTAGATCGCAAGACAAGAGATTCCGTAATGAACCGATCTAGAATGATTAGAAATGAAATTAAATATTACAACCGAAACAGAGACGAGTTAAAGAAAGTCCTTGATCAACAAGTAACTAAATGGCAATCGGTTTATAATCAATTCTCCTCAGATGCTAAATATATTTCACAAAAGGTGAACGAAGTAAAAGAAATTACTCCTCAAGTGAAGACACTTGTTTCCGAGACGAAGGATACATTCTCCCAATCCAAGGAAGAGTATAAATCCATAGTTGTTCCAGAGGAAGATGAGCCTAAAAGTATTTACGAGCCAAAATTACATTAA
- a CDS encoding sodium:alanine symporter family protein has protein sequence MDKLLEILKSVSDVLWGIPLLILIVGTGIFLTVRVAFLQIRLLPVALRLTFSRKHDKKAEGDISQFQALTTALAATVGTGNIVGVATAVLLGGPGAVFWMWLSAFFGMATKYSEAILAVKYRVKDAKGQMAGGPMYYIEHGLKQKWLAVLFAIFGALAAFGIGNGTQANSVSSAVESTFGVETWITGLVLAIFTALVILGGIKSIGNVTAVFVPVMALFYILAGLFIMVTNISSVPEAFGIIFKSAFTGEAAAGGAIGAAIRYGVARGVFSNEAGLGSAPIAAAAAKTDLPGRQALVSMTQVFIDTFIICSITGVTIVMSGMYKDTSIGGGDLTSAAFGHFLGDWGPIIIAVGLIFFASSTIFGWAYYGEKCFQYLFKNPMLLIVYRIAFVAMVFIGSVVSLDLIWTFSDITNALMAIPNLIGLLGLSGVVVYETKRIQKKLKEEKLASKA, from the coding sequence TTGGATAAGTTACTAGAAATTTTAAAAAGTGTTTCGGATGTTTTATGGGGCATCCCTTTACTGATTCTCATTGTAGGAACCGGAATATTTTTGACGGTTAGAGTTGCCTTTCTACAAATACGATTACTGCCGGTAGCTTTAAGACTTACTTTTTCTAGAAAGCATGACAAAAAGGCCGAAGGAGATATTTCACAATTTCAAGCCCTGACTACTGCACTTGCAGCAACAGTCGGAACTGGTAACATTGTCGGTGTGGCAACTGCAGTATTACTTGGAGGTCCTGGTGCCGTTTTTTGGATGTGGTTATCCGCATTTTTTGGAATGGCGACTAAATATAGTGAGGCCATCCTTGCCGTTAAGTACCGAGTAAAGGATGCCAAAGGGCAAATGGCAGGCGGCCCAATGTACTACATAGAACATGGCTTAAAGCAAAAGTGGTTAGCTGTATTATTCGCTATTTTTGGTGCATTAGCTGCTTTTGGAATTGGTAATGGAACACAGGCTAATTCTGTATCTTCTGCAGTAGAATCTACTTTTGGAGTAGAAACTTGGATTACCGGTCTAGTTCTGGCCATTTTCACTGCTCTTGTTATTTTGGGTGGTATTAAATCTATTGGTAATGTAACAGCCGTGTTTGTCCCGGTGATGGCTTTGTTCTATATACTAGCTGGACTTTTCATCATGGTTACCAATATTAGCTCTGTCCCTGAAGCGTTCGGAATTATTTTCAAATCAGCATTTACTGGAGAAGCAGCTGCTGGTGGTGCTATTGGTGCGGCTATTCGTTATGGTGTTGCTCGTGGTGTATTCTCCAATGAAGCCGGCCTTGGTTCCGCTCCAATTGCTGCTGCTGCCGCAAAAACAGATTTACCAGGACGTCAAGCACTCGTTTCCATGACGCAAGTATTTATAGATACTTTTATTATCTGTTCCATTACAGGAGTTACAATCGTAATGTCTGGTATGTATAAGGATACTAGTATAGGTGGTGGAGATTTAACCTCCGCAGCCTTTGGTCATTTCCTTGGAGATTGGGGACCAATCATCATTGCAGTTGGTTTAATTTTCTTTGCTTCCTCCACGATTTTCGGCTGGGCTTATTACGGAGAGAAATGTTTCCAATACTTATTTAAGAATCCTATGCTGTTAATTGTTTATCGTATTGCATTCGTTGCTATGGTATTCATAGGGTCAGTCGTTTCCCTAGATTTGATTTGGACATTCTCTGATATTACCAATGCATTAATGGCAATTCCTAACTTAATAGGTTTGCTTGGACTATCGGGTGTTGTCGTGTATGAGACAAAACGTATTCAGAAGAAGTTGAAGGAAGAAAAACTTGCCAGCAAGGCTTAA
- a CDS encoding DUF1128 domain-containing protein: MDLNQPSVENISFMLETIKEKLRMVNVDAMKSEDFKATAYEDLVYLYEMVNKRDSFSPSEMQAIVAELGSLRK; the protein is encoded by the coding sequence ATGGATTTAAATCAACCTTCCGTTGAGAATATTAGCTTTATGCTTGAAACAATCAAGGAAAAATTACGTATGGTCAATGTGGATGCCATGAAATCTGAGGACTTTAAAGCTACAGCCTATGAGGATCTTGTATATTTGTATGAAATGGTCAACAAACGCGATTCTTTTAGTCCAAGTGAAATGCAAGCAATCGTCGCAGAACTTGGTAGTTTAAGAAAGTAA
- a CDS encoding FMN-binding negative transcriptional regulator produces MYIPKYYKVTNWEEIKEFIHTNSFGVLITTKKEKPIATHLPLQIHNEGEDYYVTGHMAYGNPQWRTFETAEDVLVIFQGPHSYISSSWYEHENVPTWNYQAVHVYGKAVILTEDELKQDLTWLLQKYEKHRKNPVLWENLSPQLLEKELKGIVGFKIKIQEVQAVDKLSQNRNEADYQNIIHKLYEEKTTNSHQVAKVMERKLQKDN; encoded by the coding sequence ATGTATATTCCGAAATATTATAAGGTGACAAATTGGGAAGAGATTAAGGAATTCATTCATACAAATTCATTTGGAGTTCTTATTACGACGAAAAAAGAAAAACCGATTGCAACTCACCTACCATTGCAGATCCATAATGAAGGGGAAGATTATTACGTCACAGGGCATATGGCGTATGGGAATCCTCAATGGAGAACATTTGAAACAGCTGAAGATGTATTGGTTATTTTCCAAGGACCTCACTCTTACATATCTTCTTCGTGGTATGAACATGAAAATGTCCCAACATGGAACTATCAGGCTGTCCATGTATATGGGAAGGCCGTAATATTGACCGAGGACGAGTTAAAACAAGACCTGACATGGTTGCTGCAAAAATATGAGAAACATCGAAAAAATCCTGTTTTATGGGAAAATCTTTCTCCACAATTGTTAGAAAAAGAACTGAAGGGTATTGTTGGATTTAAGATTAAGATACAAGAAGTTCAGGCTGTTGATAAACTAAGTCAAAACCGTAACGAAGCGGATTACCAGAACATCATTCATAAACTGTATGAGGAAAAGACTACGAACTCTCACCAAGTCGCAAAAGTAATGGAAAGGAAACTCCAGAAGGATAATTAA
- a CDS encoding pseudouridine-5'-phosphate glycosidase — protein MKKYLTYSQEVEQGMAEGKAIVALESTIISHGMPYPQNIEMARKVEQIIRDNGAVPATIAIMDGKIKIGLSNEELETLATSSNARKTSRRDLPYVVASKEIGATTVATTMICADLAGIQMFVTGGIGGVHRGAETTMDISADLEELASTNVAVVCAGAKSILDIGLTLEYLETKGVPVVGFQTEAFPAFYTSTSPFKSDFRMDEEKEVAEMLNVKWELGLNGGAIIANPIPAEYSLDEEYMNRIIQTALQEAEDNGIKGKDVTPFLLGKVKELTEGKSLESNIELVYNNARVGAKIAVELNKLSK, from the coding sequence ATGAAAAAATATCTAACGTACTCACAAGAGGTTGAACAAGGAATGGCAGAAGGAAAAGCGATCGTAGCATTAGAATCTACTATCATTTCTCATGGGATGCCTTATCCACAAAACATTGAAATGGCAAGAAAAGTAGAACAAATTATCCGTGATAACGGAGCAGTTCCTGCAACAATTGCAATTATGGACGGGAAGATTAAAATTGGTTTATCCAATGAAGAATTAGAAACTTTAGCAACTAGCAGCAATGCTCGCAAAACTTCTAGAAGAGATTTACCATATGTAGTCGCTTCTAAGGAAATCGGTGCTACTACTGTGGCAACAACAATGATTTGTGCGGATCTTGCAGGAATTCAAATGTTTGTAACGGGTGGTATCGGCGGAGTGCATAGAGGTGCTGAGACAACAATGGACATTTCAGCTGACCTTGAAGAGTTAGCTTCTACAAATGTTGCAGTTGTTTGCGCAGGTGCTAAGTCAATTTTAGATATCGGATTAACGTTAGAATACTTAGAGACAAAAGGTGTACCAGTAGTAGGATTCCAAACGGAAGCTTTCCCAGCATTCTATACTTCCACTAGCCCTTTTAAATCAGACTTCCGTATGGACGAAGAAAAAGAAGTTGCTGAAATGCTAAACGTTAAATGGGAGCTAGGCCTAAATGGCGGAGCGATCATTGCTAATCCTATCCCAGCAGAATATTCATTGGACGAGGAATACATGAATAGAATCATTCAAACAGCATTGCAAGAAGCTGAAGATAATGGCATTAAGGGGAAAGATGTAACACCATTCCTTCTTGGTAAAGTAAAAGAGTTAACAGAAGGTAAGTCATTAGAATCTAACATAGAGCTTGTATACAATAATGCAAGAGTTGGAGCTAAAATTGCAGTAGAGTTAAATAAGCTATCTAAATAA
- a CDS encoding carbohydrate kinase, whose translation MESKELKVLTYLRNNPYASQQEMADALKMSRPAVANIISQLIKSGKIIGRAYILPENKEIICIGGANVDRKYIVKDQLQMGTSNPTTSLQSIGGVARNIAENLGRLGNTVRLLTVVGNDMEYASIEKASSHWMNLFSVEKLVNYSTGTYSAVLDQQGEMLFALANMDIYDQLTVDYMKKQEAYLTNAQMLIIDMNCPKDVMEYIHALAVGNKIPLAIIPVSSPKMNRMPENLEGIEWLITNKDEAETYFQTQIVDEESWKRTAEAFVQKGIRHVIITNGSKGVVCAGKEIETLFMPAIQTEQVVDVTGAGDAFVSGVLHASLDGVEVKQAVLTGMINATKTLQSVDTVRTELTKLKLTNELEEYLK comes from the coding sequence ATGGAATCCAAGGAATTAAAAGTTCTGACCTATTTGCGTAACAATCCTTATGCATCACAACAAGAAATGGCAGATGCCTTAAAGATGTCCAGGCCAGCAGTTGCTAATATCATTTCTCAGCTCATTAAAAGTGGGAAAATTATTGGCAGAGCATACATTTTACCAGAGAACAAAGAGATTATTTGTATAGGTGGAGCTAATGTAGATAGAAAGTATATAGTAAAAGATCAATTACAAATGGGTACTTCTAATCCTACTACAAGCCTGCAAAGTATAGGCGGAGTTGCAAGAAATATTGCTGAAAACTTAGGAAGGCTTGGCAATACCGTCAGGCTACTTACAGTTGTCGGTAACGATATGGAATACGCTTCTATCGAAAAGGCATCTAGTCACTGGATGAACTTGTTTTCTGTAGAAAAGCTTGTTAACTACTCTACTGGAACGTACTCAGCCGTACTAGACCAACAGGGGGAAATGCTTTTTGCCCTGGCTAATATGGATATTTATGATCAGCTAACAGTGGACTACATGAAAAAACAAGAGGCTTATCTTACTAATGCGCAAATGCTCATAATAGATATGAACTGTCCAAAAGATGTAATGGAATACATTCACGCATTGGCGGTCGGCAATAAGATTCCTCTTGCAATTATCCCAGTGTCTTCACCGAAGATGAATCGAATGCCGGAGAATCTGGAAGGAATAGAGTGGCTTATAACAAATAAGGATGAAGCCGAGACATACTTTCAAACGCAGATTGTGGATGAGGAATCTTGGAAACGTACAGCCGAGGCATTTGTCCAAAAAGGCATACGCCATGTCATTATAACGAATGGCAGCAAGGGAGTAGTATGTGCTGGGAAAGAGATCGAGACATTGTTTATGCCTGCTATCCAAACAGAGCAGGTAGTAGACGTGACTGGTGCAGGAGATGCCTTTGTTTCTGGGGTTCTTCATGCTTCGTTGGATGGAGTAGAAGTAAAGCAGGCTGTGCTGACTGGGATGATTAACGCTACTAAAACACTCCAATCTGTAGACACAGTACGAACTGAACTAACAAAATTGAAGTTAACTAATGAACTGGAGGAATATTTAAAATGA
- the motB gene encoding flagellar motor protein MotB, with amino-acid sequence MAKKHKKHQHEEEMSESWLLPYADILTLLLALFIVLFASSTVDQEKLNQMSAVFNQVFDGGTGLMEQPSPMDVPRNNNSGDSNQSMAYIEDQQALSEIQDSVDEYIAVNALEKQFATELTSEGLLVTIRDSILFDLGQAEVKQEYRQIAEDISDLLVFDPPRNVVITGHTDNIPISSSVYASNWELSVMRSVNFLKILVNNNTIDPLYFSAKGYGEFKPVAANDTEEGRAKNRRVEVLIQPRVLEDGSLNDQPQ; translated from the coding sequence TTGGCAAAGAAGCATAAGAAACATCAGCATGAAGAGGAAATGAGTGAATCTTGGCTTCTTCCTTACGCAGATATTTTAACTTTACTACTTGCACTGTTTATTGTGTTATTTGCTTCTAGTACTGTTGATCAAGAAAAGCTAAACCAAATGTCCGCGGTATTCAATCAAGTGTTTGACGGAGGTACCGGACTAATGGAACAGCCTTCGCCAATGGATGTACCTAGAAACAATAATAGCGGTGATTCCAATCAAAGCATGGCTTACATCGAAGATCAGCAAGCTTTATCTGAGATTCAAGACAGTGTTGATGAATACATAGCGGTTAATGCGCTAGAGAAACAATTTGCAACTGAGTTAACAAGCGAAGGTCTTTTAGTGACAATTAGAGATAGCATTTTATTTGACTTGGGACAGGCAGAGGTAAAACAAGAGTATCGACAAATTGCAGAAGATATATCAGATTTACTGGTGTTTGATCCGCCTCGGAATGTTGTGATTACAGGACACACGGATAATATTCCGATATCTAGTAGTGTTTATGCCTCTAACTGGGAGTTAAGTGTTATGCGCTCGGTGAACTTTTTGAAAATATTAGTAAACAATAACACGATTGATCCTCTGTACTTTAGTGCGAAGGGCTACGGAGAATTCAAGCCGGTTGCTGCTAATGATACGGAAGAAGGCAGAGCAAAAAATAGACGTGTCGAAGTGCTGATACAGCCTCGAGTATTAGAGGATGGCAGCTTAAACGACCAACCCCAATAA
- the motA gene encoding flagellar motor stator protein MotA, which produces MDKSTVIGLVLGIVALGVGMVLKGVGLAALLNPAAILIIIVGTIATIVIGFPMDELKRIPKLFGVIFKEQKLVPDHEVIKLFSNWADLARREGLLALESKTTDVEDPFLKNGLTLAIDGQNADYIRDVLTEEINALEERHSTGAQIFTQAGTYAPTLGVLGAVVGLVAALGDMNDIEKLGHAISAAFIATLLGIFTGYVLWHPFANKLKRKSKQEVRQKTMMLEGILSVLEGDAPRVIEQKLASYLSMSERKKVLNESGEAGLGKEA; this is translated from the coding sequence TTGGATAAGTCTACAGTAATTGGTCTCGTCTTAGGAATTGTTGCGTTAGGTGTAGGAATGGTTCTGAAGGGAGTAGGATTAGCTGCCCTGTTGAATCCAGCAGCTATTTTAATTATTATCGTTGGAACAATTGCGACTATCGTAATTGGTTTCCCGATGGATGAGCTAAAAAGAATACCTAAGCTTTTCGGAGTAATTTTTAAAGAACAGAAGTTAGTGCCAGATCATGAAGTTATTAAATTGTTTTCTAACTGGGCTGATTTAGCTCGTAGAGAAGGGTTACTTGCATTAGAGAGTAAAACAACCGATGTGGAAGATCCATTTTTGAAAAATGGACTTACTTTAGCTATCGATGGACAGAATGCAGATTATATTAGAGATGTGTTAACAGAAGAAATTAATGCCTTGGAAGAAAGACATTCCACTGGTGCTCAGATTTTCACGCAGGCAGGTACATATGCACCTACTCTTGGAGTGCTAGGTGCAGTAGTTGGTTTAGTAGCAGCGCTAGGCGATATGAATGATATAGAAAAATTAGGACATGCAATTTCCGCTGCATTCATCGCTACATTATTAGGGATATTCACAGGTTATGTGCTTTGGCATCCATTTGCCAACAAGTTAAAACGGAAGTCAAAGCAAGAGGTTAGACAAAAAACTATGATGTTAGAGGGAATCCTTTCTGTCTTAGAAGGAGATGCACCACGTGTGATAGAGCAGAAATTGGCTTCTTATCTATCTATGTCTGAACGTAAAAAAGTTTTAAATGAAAGCGGGGAGGCAGGCCTTGGCAAAGAAGCATAA
- a CDS encoding aminopeptidase: MSTFENNLEKYAALAVEVGVNIQKGQDLYIAASTETVEFVRLVTKKAYEAGAKTVYVDFSDDELTRIRYELASKDSFDFYPPWKVQEREQLAESGAAFMSIVSQSPDLLKGIDSSKISTFQKAAGQAMSKYRQYVQSDKISWSVVAAPSKKWAAKVFPELPQEEQVPALWESIFSAVRADLEDPVSAWKEHDRLLHTKVDYLNEKNYKKLHYTAPGTDLTIELPNGHLWCGASSTNEKGEDFMANMPTEEVFTVPLKTGVDGYVASTKPLSYGGNIIDNFTITFENGRIVKVEAKEGQEVLEQLVDTDEGSHYLGEVALVPHDSPISNSNLLFYNTLFDENASNHLAIGSAYAFCIEGGKKMSREELAENGLNESITHVDFMIGSENMNIDGIKEDGTKEPVFRNGNWAF, from the coding sequence ATGTCAACCTTTGAAAACAATTTAGAAAAGTATGCTGCTTTAGCTGTTGAAGTAGGAGTAAATATACAAAAAGGGCAAGATTTATATATTGCGGCCTCTACAGAAACAGTAGAATTTGTCCGACTTGTAACTAAAAAAGCTTATGAAGCTGGAGCTAAGACTGTTTACGTAGATTTTTCTGATGATGAGTTAACACGCATCCGTTATGAGCTAGCCTCAAAAGACTCTTTCGACTTCTATCCACCATGGAAAGTTCAAGAAAGAGAGCAGCTTGCTGAATCAGGCGCTGCTTTTATGAGTATCGTAAGTCAAAGTCCCGATTTACTGAAGGGTATAGATTCTAGTAAAATCTCAACTTTCCAAAAAGCTGCAGGTCAAGCTATGTCCAAATACCGCCAGTATGTTCAGTCAGATAAAATTAGCTGGTCTGTAGTTGCGGCACCTTCTAAAAAATGGGCTGCAAAAGTATTTCCAGAGCTTCCTCAGGAAGAGCAAGTTCCAGCATTATGGGAATCTATCTTTAGTGCAGTAAGAGCTGACCTGGAAGACCCAGTATCTGCTTGGAAAGAGCACGATCGTTTGTTGCACACAAAAGTAGACTACTTAAACGAAAAAAATTATAAAAAACTTCATTACACAGCTCCAGGCACTGACCTAACAATCGAACTTCCGAACGGCCATCTCTGGTGCGGAGCTAGTAGCACGAACGAAAAAGGCGAAGATTTTATGGCTAACATGCCTACAGAAGAAGTATTTACAGTTCCTTTAAAAACAGGGGTTGACGGGTATGTAGCAAGCACGAAGCCTTTAAGCTATGGTGGAAATATTATTGATAATTTCACTATCACTTTTGAAAATGGTCGCATTGTAAAAGTAGAGGCAAAAGAAGGTCAAGAAGTACTAGAGCAATTAGTTGATACGGATGAAGGCTCCCATTACCTTGGGGAAGTTGCACTTGTACCACATGATTCACCAATCTCTAACTCTAACCTGTTATTCTATAATACATTGTTTGATGAAAATGCTTCGAACCATTTAGCAATCGGTAGTGCATATGCGTTCTGTATCGAAGGCGGTAAAAAAATGAGTCGTGAAGAGCTTGCAGAAAACGGATTGAATGAAAGTATCACTCATGTAGACTTCATGATTGGTTCTGAAAATATGAATATTGATGGGATTAAAGAGGATGGTACTAAGGAACCTGTGTTTAGAAACGGAAACTGGGCATTTTAA
- the mreBH gene encoding rod-share determining protein MreBH has protein sequence MLSNSHIGIDLGTANTLVYTKNKGLLIDEPTVVAVNTKTKEIIAFGSEAKKMIGKTPTSIEVVRPLKDGVIADFDVTTQLLKLIMQKASKKLGTSLRKPTVIVCTPSGATSVERRAIQDAVRQSGAKEVQLMEEPVAAAIGAGLPVNEPVASMIVDIGGGTTEVGIISYGGVVASSTVKAAGDRMDEAIIHYVRKEFNVIIGEPTAELIKTTIGYALVPHTEEVMEVRGRDVVTGLPKIVKLSSTQIQGVLKESLETILEAIRATLEICPPELSGDIVDHGVILTGGGALLKGLKEWLSGVIEVPVHLAPEPLQSVVIGTGKSFFIHDRKRNIAR, from the coding sequence ATGTTGTCAAATTCACATATCGGTATTGATTTAGGAACTGCTAATACTTTAGTTTATACAAAAAATAAGGGATTACTTATAGATGAGCCAACTGTGGTGGCAGTAAACACAAAAACAAAAGAAATAATTGCCTTTGGATCAGAGGCCAAAAAGATGATAGGTAAAACACCAACATCTATTGAAGTAGTTAGACCTCTAAAAGATGGCGTGATCGCAGACTTTGATGTTACTACCCAGTTGTTAAAACTTATTATGCAAAAAGCTAGCAAAAAACTTGGTACTTCTTTACGTAAGCCTACTGTGATTGTGTGCACACCTTCAGGAGCAACTTCTGTAGAACGCCGTGCCATCCAAGATGCGGTACGTCAAAGTGGCGCTAAAGAAGTGCAGCTAATGGAAGAACCTGTTGCCGCTGCAATTGGTGCTGGGTTGCCAGTCAATGAGCCAGTAGCAAGCATGATTGTTGATATCGGTGGAGGTACTACAGAGGTAGGGATTATCTCATACGGAGGTGTAGTCGCGTCTAGTACTGTGAAAGCTGCAGGAGATCGAATGGACGAGGCAATTATCCACTATGTACGTAAAGAGTTTAATGTGATAATTGGTGAGCCTACAGCAGAATTGATAAAAACGACTATAGGGTATGCCCTGGTACCTCATACAGAAGAAGTAATGGAAGTGCGAGGAAGAGATGTAGTGACGGGGTTACCAAAAATAGTGAAACTATCTTCTACTCAAATACAGGGAGTTTTAAAAGAATCATTAGAGACAATTCTAGAAGCAATTCGTGCGACACTAGAAATTTGTCCTCCTGAGCTTTCAGGAGATATCGTAGACCATGGAGTTATATTGACTGGTGGCGGAGCGTTGCTAAAAGGATTAAAGGAATGGCTTAGCGGTGTAATTGAAGTACCTGTCCACCTTGCACCAGAACCATTACAGTCAGTTGTAATCGGTACAGGGAAGTCTTTCTTTATCCATGATCGCAAAAGAAACATTGCAAGATAA
- a CDS encoding carbonic anhydrase, whose translation MPSLNDILTYNKSFVENKLYEPYVTTKFPDKRIVILTCMDTRLVEMLPKSMNLKNGDVKIVKSAGAVINHPFGGIMRSLIVAVYELQADEIYVIGHHDCGMSSIQTDKILEKMTARGVNPSTFDVLKNSGIEVEEWLEGFSDVKESVLHSVEMIRNHPLMISEIPVHGLIIDPHTGRLDLVTDGKIDKK comes from the coding sequence ATGCCAAGTTTAAACGACATACTAACCTATAACAAATCATTTGTAGAAAACAAGCTGTATGAACCTTATGTAACTACTAAGTTTCCTGATAAGCGAATAGTTATTCTTACTTGTATGGATACACGTTTAGTAGAAATGCTTCCTAAATCAATGAATCTTAAAAACGGAGATGTAAAAATTGTTAAAAGTGCAGGGGCTGTTATTAACCATCCATTTGGTGGTATTATGCGCAGCTTGATCGTTGCAGTTTACGAGCTTCAAGCAGATGAGATTTATGTAATTGGTCACCACGATTGTGGAATGAGCTCCATTCAAACAGATAAAATTCTTGAAAAAATGACAGCTCGTGGAGTAAATCCTTCCACTTTTGATGTACTGAAAAACTCAGGTATTGAAGTGGAAGAATGGCTTGAAGGGTTTTCAGACGTGAAAGAAAGTGTCTTACATAGTGTGGAAATGATACGTAACCATCCGTTGATGATTTCTGAAATTCCAGTTCATGGACTAATTATCGATCCTCACACGGGACGACTTGATTTGGTAACAGACGGTAAAATCGACAAAAAATAA
- a CDS encoding GNAT family protein, translated as MIYLEGASCYLRTLNVKDAPALANLVYDNKLYWSVFEPLHQEEYYTASVQREKIRESIMLMQEKREYSFGIFSHERDVLIGSISLYSLKRMPFSSGLIGYSVDQKQIGKGIASEAVRLVKQFGFNDVQLNRIEAYVSPRNFGSIKVLENNKFVREGLLRKLLFINGKWEDHYMYSALRGE; from the coding sequence TTGATTTATCTAGAAGGAGCAAGTTGTTACTTAAGGACTTTAAATGTAAAGGATGCACCTGCTCTTGCAAATTTAGTCTATGACAACAAGTTGTACTGGTCTGTTTTCGAACCATTACACCAAGAAGAATATTATACTGCTAGCGTCCAAAGAGAGAAGATTCGTGAATCAATCATGCTCATGCAGGAAAAAAGGGAATATAGCTTTGGTATTTTTTCTCATGAACGAGATGTTTTGATAGGCAGCATTTCACTTTATAGCCTGAAAAGAATGCCGTTTTCTAGTGGTTTAATTGGCTATTCGGTTGACCAGAAGCAAATTGGTAAAGGAATTGCGTCTGAGGCTGTTCGACTAGTAAAGCAATTTGGCTTTAATGACGTTCAATTAAATCGAATAGAAGCTTATGTATCCCCTAGAAATTTTGGCTCTATCAAAGTGCTAGAGAATAACAAGTTTGTTCGTGAGGGATTGCTGCGTAAGCTATTATTCATTAATGGGAAATGGGAAGATCACTATATGTATTCCGCTTTAAGAGGAGAATAA